The Planctomycetia bacterium genome includes a region encoding these proteins:
- a CDS encoding DUF1080 domain-containing protein: protein MSAVFLIAICLSTTVALLHAQTATKGVWTDPADSSLPADFKIQGEYVGVNASGDKLGSQVIALGNGAFQAVLFPGGLPGDGWDGKQKILVDGKLDGDKATFTPVDAAKRKYLAQPATEFSATSTNPPEGQKNATATLSGNTIAGKLDGGSEFRLQRVERKSPTLGLKAPENAVVLFDGTNTNEWTKGRLDSAGGILNTDGGDILTKRKFNNYTLHLEFMLPYRPDARSQGRGNSGCYQVDHYEVQVLDSFGLDGKNNECGGIYTKAEPKVNMCLPPLAWQTYDLEFTNAVAENGKKVKNARLTLKHNGVVIHDDLEINGTTGGSRSDPEGTPGPIKLQGHGNPLQYRNIWIVEKP, encoded by the coding sequence ATGTCCGCCGTTTTCTTGATTGCGATTTGCCTCAGCACGACCGTGGCATTGTTGCATGCTCAGACCGCGACGAAGGGAGTCTGGACCGATCCGGCCGACTCGTCGTTGCCGGCCGACTTCAAGATCCAAGGCGAGTACGTCGGCGTGAATGCAAGCGGCGATAAGCTCGGCAGCCAAGTGATCGCGCTCGGCAACGGTGCCTTTCAAGCGGTCCTCTTCCCCGGCGGGCTTCCCGGCGACGGTTGGGACGGCAAGCAAAAGATCTTAGTCGACGGCAAGCTCGACGGCGACAAGGCGACCTTCACGCCGGTCGACGCCGCGAAACGCAAATACTTGGCGCAGCCGGCCACCGAATTTTCGGCCACCTCGACCAACCCGCCCGAAGGACAGAAGAACGCCACGGCGACGCTCAGCGGCAACACCATCGCCGGCAAGCTCGACGGCGGTTCGGAATTTCGGCTCCAGCGCGTCGAGCGGAAGAGCCCGACGCTGGGGCTGAAGGCGCCGGAAAACGCCGTGGTGCTGTTCGACGGCACCAACACGAACGAATGGACGAAGGGGCGCCTCGATAGCGCCGGCGGAATTCTTAACACCGACGGCGGCGACATCCTGACCAAACGTAAGTTCAACAACTACACGCTGCATCTCGAGTTTATGTTGCCTTATCGTCCGGATGCCCGAAGCCAAGGGCGCGGCAACAGCGGCTGCTACCAGGTCGATCATTACGAAGTGCAGGTGCTCGACTCCTTCGGCCTCGACGGCAAGAACAACGAGTGCGGCGGCATCTACACGAAGGCCGAGCCGAAAGTGAATATGTGCTTGCCGCCGTTGGCTTGGCAAACCTACGATCTCGAGTTCACCAACGCGGTCGCCGAAAACGGCAAGAAGGTGAAGAACGCGCGCCTGACGCTTAAGCACAACGGCGTCGTGATCCACGACGACCTCGAGATCAACGGCACCACCGGCGGAAGCCGAAGCGACCCGGAAGGAACGCCCGGCCCGATCAAGCTGCAAGGCCACGGCAACCCGCTGCAATACCGCAATATCTGGATCGTGGAGAAGCCGTAG